Proteins encoded together in one Bradyrhizobium sp. CB82 window:
- a CDS encoding helix-turn-helix domain-containing protein, with protein MNMRLRLKADGRIVELRDGQEFPLQHETGPLAVRDLRRRACLTQMEFAAKLGVPVETIRNWEQGKRAPRGPARALLAVIAHAPDTVFQALAKV; from the coding sequence ATGAACATGCGGTTGCGGCTGAAAGCGGACGGACGGATCGTCGAGTTGCGGGACGGGCAGGAGTTTCCACTCCAGCACGAAACCGGCCCGCTTGCCGTGCGTGACCTGCGCCGCCGCGCCTGTCTCACCCAGATGGAGTTCGCCGCAAAACTCGGCGTGCCCGTCGAGACCATCCGCAACTGGGAGCAGGGTAAGCGCGCGCCGCGCGGACCTGCACGGGCGCTGCTCGCGGTGATCGCGCATGCGCCCGACACGGTGTTCCAGGCGCTCGCCAAGGTCTGA
- a CDS encoding DUF1489 domain-containing protein — MPLHLIKLAVGCDSVKELKEWIAERMQAAKKKGLPQHHVHVTRMVPKRGDEILSGGSLYWVIKGEIAAREKIIGIEPFRDKDGIGRCRIVMQPKVTAVSPRPMRPFQGWRYLTDDAVPPDLGKAAAGTIAAMPEPMRRELRDLGLL; from the coding sequence ATGCCACTACATCTGATCAAGCTCGCCGTCGGCTGCGACTCCGTCAAGGAATTGAAGGAGTGGATCGCCGAACGGATGCAGGCCGCCAAGAAGAAGGGCCTGCCGCAACACCACGTCCACGTCACCCGCATGGTGCCCAAGCGCGGCGACGAGATCCTCTCGGGCGGCTCACTCTACTGGGTGATCAAGGGCGAGATCGCCGCGCGCGAAAAGATCATCGGCATCGAGCCGTTCCGCGACAAGGACGGCATCGGTCGCTGCCGGATCGTGATGCAGCCCAAGGTGACGGCGGTGTCGCCGCGGCCGATGCGGCCGTTCCAGGGCTGGCGCTATCTGACGGACGATGCCGTGCCGCCCGATCTCGGCAAGGCTGCCGCCGGAACCATCGCGGCGATGCCTGAGCCGATGCGGCGCGAGTTGCGCGACCTCGGCTTGCTGTAG
- a CDS encoding YidB family protein, with translation MGILDSLENNPAFRSALGQLGAAVLPAVLNEVLGSNNQGGLGAIVAKLEQAGFGDQVRSWLGNGQNLPISADQLRQVLGNDTVRQLAARYNIPVDQLSQILAQELPKAVDQASPDGKLPHGA, from the coding sequence ATGGGAATTCTGGACTCGCTGGAAAACAACCCTGCGTTCCGCAGCGCGCTCGGCCAGCTCGGCGCCGCGGTGCTGCCTGCCGTGCTGAATGAGGTGCTCGGCAGCAACAATCAGGGCGGGCTCGGCGCCATCGTCGCCAAGCTCGAGCAGGCGGGGTTCGGTGATCAGGTGAGGTCCTGGCTTGGCAACGGTCAGAACCTGCCGATCTCGGCCGACCAGCTCCGCCAGGTTCTCGGCAACGACACGGTCAGGCAGCTTGCCGCGCGCTACAACATCCCGGTCGACCAGCTCAGCCAGATCCTGGCCCAGGAGCTGCCCAAGGCCGTGGATCAGGCGAGCCCCGACGGAAAGCTGCCCCACGGCGCCTGA
- a CDS encoding division plane positioning ATPase MipZ: protein MLVQASQGQSGSAHVVVLGNEKGGSGKSTTALHIAVALLKAGQRVATIDLDCRQQSFTRYISNRSAWARRTGLALELPVHRCIKLGDTMQIAENENSEFLQFMEAVSAVERDFDFIVIDTPGTDSYLMRLAHSMADTLVTPINDSFLDFDVLGTVDPANYAVTGESHYAEMVRDTRRKRRQLDGSTTDWIVVRNRLSMLGSRNKQLVADGLKELSLRLGFRYVDGFAERVVYREFFPRGLTALDDIDEATLGMRPSLGHVTAREEVTSLLRQLKLPLDERGRRRAANRAEWFSQVDKPLELHDILSA from the coding sequence ATGCTTGTGCAGGCTAGCCAAGGCCAATCGGGCTCGGCGCACGTCGTCGTGCTCGGCAACGAGAAGGGTGGCTCTGGGAAATCCACCACTGCCCTGCACATCGCGGTTGCGCTGCTCAAAGCCGGCCAGCGCGTCGCCACGATCGACCTCGACTGCCGCCAGCAGAGCTTTACCCGCTACATCAGCAACCGTTCCGCATGGGCGCGCCGCACCGGCCTCGCCCTCGAGTTGCCGGTACATCGCTGCATCAAGCTCGGCGATACCATGCAGATCGCCGAGAACGAGAACTCCGAGTTCCTGCAATTCATGGAGGCGGTCTCGGCGGTCGAGAGGGACTTCGATTTCATCGTCATCGATACACCCGGCACCGACAGCTACTTGATGCGGCTCGCGCACTCGATGGCGGACACCCTGGTCACCCCGATCAACGACAGCTTCCTCGACTTCGACGTGCTCGGCACCGTCGATCCCGCCAACTATGCGGTGACCGGCGAGAGCCACTATGCAGAGATGGTCCGCGACACCCGCCGCAAGCGCCGCCAGCTCGACGGCTCGACCACCGACTGGATCGTCGTGCGCAACCGCCTGTCGATGCTGGGCTCACGCAACAAGCAGCTCGTCGCCGACGGGTTGAAGGAATTGTCGCTGCGGCTCGGCTTTCGTTATGTCGACGGCTTTGCCGAGCGTGTCGTCTACCGCGAATTCTTCCCGCGTGGCCTGACAGCCCTCGACGATATCGATGAAGCGACCCTCGGCATGCGGCCCAGTCTCGGCCACGTCACCGCCCGCGAGGAGGTCACGAGCCTGTTGCGCCAGCTCAAGCTGCCGCTCGACGAGCGCGGCCGCCGCCGCGCCGCCAACCGCGCCGAATGGTTCAGCCAGGTCGACAAGCCGCTCGAGCTCCACGACATCCTCAGCGCCTGA
- a CDS encoding IS1182 family transposase, which yields MMAADELFGDLPEQAKPQAGAAPLAAPRLREPQRDQIELRAVDIESLIGEDHPVRLIWSYVEELDLSELENRIKARGDRPGHPATSPRLLLALWLYATSEGVGSARALERLCESHDAYRWLCGGVSVNHHTLADFRVGCADLLDRLLCEHLAVLAKVGLVNLETLAQDGVRVRASAGAASFRREATLDRHLALAEAVVEDLKREVDARSDASNQRMKAAKERAARERRARVKAAQTALAEIKQQRKEREEKRGNGKKPKEPRASTTDADARVMKMADGGFRPAYNVQVTSAAGQPIVVDIKVCNTGSDRGLMRPMLERQRARPGGLPKDHLVDGGFGSAEDIEWAHAEGIDIFCPPTQSKHGTDPHLPRRGDGPGVLAWRARMASEEGKARYKPRSICECIHARWRNWDLRQLTVRGLEKVRAVVLWYALANNILQGNRLASA from the coding sequence ATGATGGCCGCTGATGAATTGTTTGGGGATCTGCCGGAGCAGGCAAAGCCGCAAGCCGGTGCGGCGCCGCTCGCAGCGCCGCGACTTCGTGAGCCCCAACGCGATCAAATCGAGTTGCGAGCAGTGGATATCGAGAGCCTGATCGGGGAAGACCATCCGGTGCGCCTGATCTGGTCCTATGTCGAGGAACTCGACCTGAGTGAGCTGGAGAACCGGATCAAGGCGCGGGGCGATCGGCCCGGTCACCCCGCGACATCGCCGCGGCTTTTGCTGGCGCTGTGGCTCTATGCCACCAGCGAGGGCGTCGGCAGCGCGCGCGCGTTGGAGCGGCTTTGCGAGAGCCATGACGCCTATCGTTGGCTGTGTGGCGGGGTGTCGGTGAACCATCACACGCTGGCGGACTTCCGGGTCGGTTGCGCCGACCTGCTCGACCGGCTGCTTTGCGAGCATTTGGCGGTGCTGGCGAAGGTCGGCCTCGTCAATCTGGAAACGCTGGCGCAGGACGGTGTTCGGGTCCGGGCCAGCGCCGGGGCCGCTTCGTTCCGGCGGGAGGCGACGCTCGATCGGCACCTGGCCTTGGCTGAGGCGGTGGTGGAAGACCTCAAACGCGAGGTTGACGCTCGTTCGGATGCTAGCAATCAGCGCATGAAGGCCGCCAAGGAGCGCGCCGCGCGTGAGCGCAGAGCGCGCGTCAAAGCGGCGCAGACGGCGCTCGCCGAAATCAAGCAGCAGCGCAAGGAGCGCGAAGAAAAGCGCGGCAACGGCAAGAAGCCGAAAGAGCCGCGGGCCTCCACGACGGACGCCGACGCACGGGTCATGAAGATGGCCGACGGCGGCTTCCGCCCCGCCTACAACGTGCAGGTGACGAGTGCCGCCGGCCAGCCGATCGTCGTTGACATCAAGGTCTGCAACACCGGGTCCGACCGCGGCCTGATGCGGCCCATGCTGGAGCGGCAGCGCGCGCGTCCTGGCGGGTTGCCCAAGGACCATCTCGTCGATGGCGGCTTTGGCAGTGCCGAGGACATCGAGTGGGCGCACGCCGAGGGCATCGATATCTTTTGCCCGCCCACTCAATCCAAGCACGGCACCGATCCCCATCTACCGCGACGCGGCGACGGCCCGGGGGTGTTGGCCTGGCGTGCGCGCATGGCGAGCGAAGAGGGCAAGGCCCGATACAAGCCCCGGTCGATTTGCGAGTGCATACATGCCCGCTGGCGCAACTGGGACCTGCGCCAATTGACCGTGCGCGGCCTCGAAAAGGTCCGCGCCGTCGTGCTCTGGTACGCCCTCGCCAACAACATCCTGCAAGGCAACCGCCTCGCTAGCGCATAG
- the mgtE gene encoding magnesium transporter, which translates to MDEQMDVAASAEASVLDHVPMRNEDGEIRHEFVAEIARAIEASDSAPLRAIVAELHEADLGDLIAALEPDDRVRLVELTGRDFDFSALNEVDEAVRDEILEELPPETVAEGVRELESDDAVELLETLDEADQEEILEKLPLPERVALERSLLYPENSAGRRMQTKFIAVPQDFTVGQAIDYMRETPDLPDRFYEIYVVDKDQHWQGAVPLDVLLRARRPVPLTDLCDEDRRRVSVLEDQEEVARMFGKYNLVAAPVVDTQDRLVGVVTVDDVVDVIEEEADEDLKALGGVTSDEELSDSVLTIARARFNWLLVNLATAFLASSVLGLFEGQLEKMVALAVLAPIVASQGGNAATQTMTVAVRALATRELGSSNAWRVVMREIFVGLVNGLAFAVITGIAAVAWFKIPGLGMVIGLAIICNLVAGALGGILIPMGLERVRADPAVASGTFVTTVTDVVGFFSFLGIATLWFGLK; encoded by the coding sequence ATGGACGAACAAATGGACGTTGCCGCATCCGCTGAGGCCTCGGTCCTCGACCATGTTCCCATGCGCAACGAAGATGGCGAAATTCGTCACGAATTCGTCGCGGAGATCGCACGGGCCATCGAAGCCTCAGACAGCGCACCACTGCGGGCCATCGTCGCGGAACTGCACGAGGCGGACCTTGGCGACCTCATCGCGGCCCTCGAGCCCGATGACCGCGTCCGGCTTGTCGAGCTGACGGGGCGCGATTTCGACTTCTCTGCCCTGAACGAGGTCGACGAAGCCGTACGCGATGAGATCCTCGAGGAGCTGCCGCCGGAGACGGTCGCCGAGGGTGTCCGCGAGCTCGAATCCGACGACGCCGTCGAGCTGCTCGAGACCCTCGATGAGGCGGATCAGGAGGAGATCCTGGAGAAGCTGCCGCTGCCCGAGCGCGTCGCGCTCGAGCGCAGCCTGCTTTATCCGGAAAACTCCGCTGGCCGGCGGATGCAGACCAAGTTCATCGCGGTGCCCCAGGATTTCACCGTGGGCCAGGCGATCGACTACATGCGCGAGACGCCCGATCTGCCGGACCGCTTCTACGAGATCTACGTCGTCGACAAGGACCAGCACTGGCAGGGCGCTGTTCCGCTCGACGTGCTCCTGCGCGCCCGCCGCCCGGTGCCGCTCACGGACCTCTGCGACGAGGATCGCCGCCGCGTCTCCGTCCTGGAGGACCAGGAGGAAGTGGCGCGCATGTTCGGCAAGTACAATCTGGTTGCCGCGCCCGTCGTCGATACCCAGGATCGCCTGGTCGGCGTCGTCACCGTCGACGACGTCGTCGACGTTATCGAAGAGGAGGCGGACGAGGACCTCAAGGCGCTCGGCGGCGTCACCAGCGACGAGGAACTGTCCGACAGCGTGCTGACCATTGCACGCGCCCGATTCAACTGGCTCCTGGTCAATCTCGCCACCGCCTTCCTCGCCTCTTCCGTGCTAGGCCTGTTCGAGGGCCAGCTCGAAAAGATGGTGGCGCTCGCCGTGCTGGCGCCGATCGTGGCGAGCCAGGGCGGCAACGCCGCGACCCAGACCATGACGGTCGCGGTGCGGGCGCTCGCCACCCGCGAGCTCGGCTCCTCCAATGCCTGGCGCGTGGTGATGCGCGAGATCTTCGTCGGTCTCGTCAATGGCCTCGCCTTTGCGGTGATCACGGGTATTGCCGCGGTGGCCTGGTTCAAGATCCCGGGCCTCGGCATGGTCATCGGGCTTGCGATCATCTGCAACCTCGTCGCTGGCGCGCTCGGCGGCATTCTGATCCCGATGGGGCTCGAGCGGGTGCGGGCCGATCCCGCGGTCGCCTCCGGCACTTTCGTCACGACGGTGACCGACGTCGTCGGCTTCTTCTCCTTCCTCGGCATTGCGACCTTGTGGTTCGGGCTGAAATAG
- a CDS encoding aldo/keto reductase — translation MLFVEANGASIPALGLGTWELSGRTCARVVEQALRLGYRHVDTAQVYDNEREVGDGVRASGVRRDDVFITTKVWTNHFAPHDLERSVKESLVKLRLPSVDLLLLHWPNPHVPLSETLGALAHAKRLGLTRNIGVSNFTVALIEEAVAACPEPLVCDQVEFHPYLDQTKVRAACEQHGLALVAYSPIAKGRVKGDETLGKIGRAHRKTAAQVCLRWLVQQNVVAIPRTSRVERLSENIEIFDFELSAEEMSQIAALASPRGRLTDFGFAPKWD, via the coding sequence ATGCTGTTCGTCGAGGCCAATGGTGCAAGCATTCCGGCGCTCGGGCTCGGGACCTGGGAGCTGAGCGGCCGAACCTGCGCGCGCGTGGTGGAGCAGGCGCTGCGGCTCGGCTACCGCCATGTCGATACAGCGCAGGTCTACGACAATGAGCGCGAGGTCGGCGACGGTGTTCGCGCCTCCGGTGTGCGCCGCGACGACGTCTTCATCACCACGAAGGTCTGGACCAATCATTTCGCGCCTCACGATCTCGAGCGCTCGGTCAAGGAGAGCCTGGTCAAGCTGCGGCTGCCGTCGGTCGATCTGTTGCTGCTGCACTGGCCCAATCCGCACGTGCCGCTTAGCGAGACGCTCGGCGCGCTGGCGCATGCCAAGCGGCTCGGGCTGACGCGGAATATCGGCGTCTCCAACTTCACGGTGGCGCTGATCGAAGAGGCGGTCGCCGCCTGTCCCGAGCCGCTGGTCTGCGATCAGGTCGAATTTCATCCCTATCTCGATCAGACCAAGGTGAGGGCGGCCTGCGAGCAGCACGGCCTTGCGCTCGTCGCCTACAGCCCGATCGCCAAGGGGCGCGTTAAGGGCGACGAGACGCTGGGCAAGATCGGACGGGCCCATCGGAAGACGGCCGCGCAGGTTTGCCTGCGCTGGCTGGTGCAGCAGAACGTCGTCGCGATCCCGCGCACGTCCCGCGTCGAACGCCTGTCGGAAAATATCGAGATCTTCGATTTCGAATTGTCGGCCGAAGAGATGAGCCAGATTGCCGCCCTCGCCAGCCCTAGGGGCCGGCTGACCGATTTCGGCTTTGCGCCGAAATGGGATTGA
- a CDS encoding DUF599 domain-containing protein produces the protein MSGYWVDVAAVGFFVFEWLVYGITLEHSAYGRDSLSARMNRYREVWVRRLLDREARMVDMQIMASLQNGTAFFASTSLFAIGGALALLRATNDALVILSSLPVDLSPSPALWELKCVGLVLICVYAFFKFAWAYRLFNYVAILFGSMPPASQRDTREAEAHVIRTTRLFEAAGRHFNRGQRAFFFALGYLGWFVSPWVLFVTTAAVVIVTWRRQFASSAWAAMAPETVGDKDALKRPL, from the coding sequence ATGAGCGGATACTGGGTCGACGTCGCCGCGGTCGGCTTCTTCGTGTTTGAATGGCTGGTCTACGGCATCACGCTGGAGCACTCGGCCTACGGCCGCGACAGCTTGTCGGCACGCATGAACCGCTACCGCGAAGTCTGGGTGCGCCGCCTGCTCGACCGCGAGGCGCGCATGGTCGACATGCAGATCATGGCCTCGCTCCAGAACGGCACCGCCTTCTTCGCCTCCACGAGCCTGTTCGCGATCGGCGGCGCGCTGGCGCTGCTGCGCGCGACCAATGATGCGCTCGTCATCCTGAGCAGCCTGCCGGTCGATCTCAGTCCCTCGCCCGCGCTGTGGGAGCTGAAATGCGTCGGCCTTGTCTTGATCTGCGTCTACGCCTTCTTCAAGTTCGCCTGGGCCTATCGCCTGTTCAACTATGTCGCGATCCTGTTCGGCAGCATGCCGCCGGCTTCCCAGCGCGATACGAGAGAGGCCGAAGCCCATGTGATCCGCACCACGCGCCTGTTCGAGGCCGCCGGGCGTCACTTCAATCGCGGCCAGCGCGCCTTCTTCTTCGCGCTCGGCTATCTCGGCTGGTTCGTCAGCCCCTGGGTGTTGTTCGTGACGACGGCCGCAGTGGTGATCGTGACGTGGCGGCGGCAATTTGCATCCAGCGCGTGGGCCGCGATGGCGCCGGAGACTGTCGGAGACAAGGATGCGCTCAAGCGTCCTCTCTAA
- a CDS encoding glutathione S-transferase family protein has protein sequence MALKLAIGNKNYSSWSMRPWLALRANDIPFEEVVIPLYTDNPADKQRIMSFSRAGKVPVLVDGDVTVWDSLSIIEYIAERFPEVKLWPDDVAARAHARSVCAEMHSGFVPLRSECGMNIHRPIRPVTLSADAQANVARVQQIWQECRERYGAGGPFLFGRFGAADAMFAPVVHRLRTYAIEVTPQSKTYMETMLAQPAFAEWTRDALAETLIIEKFETA, from the coding sequence ATGGCGCTGAAGCTCGCGATCGGCAACAAGAATTACTCGTCATGGTCGATGCGGCCCTGGCTCGCGCTGCGCGCCAACGACATCCCGTTCGAGGAGGTCGTGATCCCGCTCTACACCGACAATCCCGCCGACAAGCAGCGGATTATGTCGTTCAGCCGCGCCGGCAAGGTGCCGGTGCTGGTCGACGGCGACGTCACGGTGTGGGATTCGCTCAGTATCATCGAATACATCGCCGAACGCTTTCCGGAAGTGAAGCTGTGGCCGGACGACGTCGCGGCGCGCGCGCATGCCCGTTCGGTGTGCGCCGAGATGCATTCCGGTTTTGTGCCGCTGCGGAGCGAATGCGGCATGAACATACATCGCCCGATACGTCCCGTGACGCTCTCGGCGGATGCGCAAGCCAACGTCGCGCGCGTGCAGCAGATCTGGCAGGAATGCCGCGAGCGTTACGGCGCCGGAGGGCCGTTCCTGTTCGGCCGGTTTGGAGCGGCGGATGCGATGTTCGCACCCGTCGTGCACCGCTTGCGCACCTATGCGATCGAGGTCACGCCGCAGTCGAAAACCTATATGGAGACGATGCTGGCGCAGCCCGCATTCGCGGAATGGACGCGCGACGCGCTCGCCGAAACGCTCATCATCGAAAAGTTCGAGACCGCATAG